GATATATATCGTGATGCTATGCGTTCATTTATCATCCGATGCTTAAGAAAAGTTCGAGGCGAGCAGGTTGAAGACTTAATTCGAGATTCTTTGTCCTATGAAGAAGCAGAACAATTCAAGGAAGACCTGCAAGAACAGAACGGAAACATTGAAGCTGCAATAGATATCAAGCATTTTCCGCACATTATCAGAAAATATTGGCATCGTGATCGTGTTTTCAGTCAACAGTTTAATTCCAATTCAAAGGTCCAATATAAGACTGGAGTGATAGTGGACCGTCGAAATCTTTGGGCACATCCAGGGGTAGAGGATCTGGACGCTGAGCGCACTCGGGCAGCCCTAACTCACGTCGCTGAAGTACTCGGCGAGATCAAAAATCAAGACGCAGAGCGTGAAGTTGAAGATATCCGAGATCGGCTTTTTTCTTATGAAGAGGAAGAACACACCGCAGATGTATCTGACCAACTGGAAGTGGTAAGAGCAGAGAACGCTGACTTGAAAAAACAGCTCAATACTACATCAAGTCGATTGGAGGAAATGGAAACAGAATGGCTTGCTTCCGACGAACGCCTCACAGATATGTCAAATCTGTTGAAATCAGTGGAAGCAGAAAACGCTGACTTGAAAAAACGTCTCTTGGAAAAAGAGAATCGCCTACAGACTGTTGAATCGGAGAGTAACGAACGCATTAAAACCTTGGCCTCAACCCGAAAGGTTTCCGAGCCAAAACCCTCAATAGCGGAGAAGTTCCGTGCAGCAAACACCTTGGAGGACCGCGTGGAAATCGGGCGTAAGGTCGCTGAACTTCGTATAAATGCCCAAGGTTCAAGACCAATGAGTTGGTGCCGGATCCGTGAGAAACTCGGTCTAAAAAACGACGAATTCCACAAAGTTGTCAGGCTCGAGGACCACTTCCAAGAGTCCGTTGTCGAAAGAATCGAATCGTTCGAGGGCGGTTGGCAATACTCTGGTAAACTCAACGTTCTCCTCGGGTTTGAACCCGTCGGGGAATTGGCCAACCGCATTGAGGCGTGCAAGCTAGCACCCAAAGTTGAGCCCAAGGAAGATGCAAAGTGGTATGAATATGCAGGAGAACCCCTGAACACTCCGATTATCCGATCCATTCTCAATACATCATATCCCTGGCAGGGATCCTTGCCGATCTCATCCATTTTAGAAGTCCTTACACAATACCATCTGGAAAGAGGTGGAAGCCCTACCCAGTTGAGAGACTTTCGTACAAGCACGTATGATATCCTGTGTGAAATGGAAGCAGAAGGATGGGCAGAGCGATACAGGGAAGGTAACAAAGATTATTGGTGCCTGATATAAAAGCATTGGAAACACCAGATGAGCAGCACAAAGACAGACGTGTCGTTCACAAACAGAGTCTGAAGAAAAAACGATGATCCACACGCTACAAGACTATATCCAAAGGCTGCAAGACTTATAGAACAGCAAGCAGACTCCGCACAAACCGTTTCTCTTGTTAATAATCATGGAAATGCTGGAAAGCGGCGAGCTCCCCGAAAACCGTATCCCTTTTAGAGAAATCCAAAAGAAGAAGTCTTTCTTTGCAGACCTGATAGCGGTTTTCAATAGCGGGAACACAGCGAACTGGCAACCGAGTCTCCACAATCCCTTTTTTCATCTGAAAACCAATGGGTTCTGGCACTTGGATCCCCCAGAACTGCAATCAAGACCTGCTGGGGGAACCCCTACTGAGGCGTATCTTCGCAACGTGAATGCCACTGCTAAGCTGGACGAGCGTCTTTTTGTTTTACTCGTGATGCCCCAGTATCGGGAGATACTCCGTCAGGTGCTGATCAGCACCTATTTTTCAAATATTAGGCATGAGATTGAACAGGTCATTGAAAAACACCGGAACCTCAGGCGAGAACACATTGAAGGGGATATCGAAGGCTATAGTGAACAATTGATACAGGACACCCAACGCCCCTTTTCAATGCAGAGAGATGTCGCGTCAATCCAAGTAGAAACCCCGGTGCGGAGTGCCGGTTTCCGTAAAGCGATCATGAAGATTTACGAGTATAAATGTGCGGTCTGTGAATTGGACATTCGCACGACGAGCGGTGCGAGTATAACCGATGCCGCCCATATCATCCCGTTTTCTGTTTCGTATAATGATGATGTTCGGAACGGTCTTTCGCTTTGTAAATCACACCACTGGGCTTTTGATGCAAGATTATTTTCTTTGAACGAAACATACCACGTCATTGTTCCACCAATTTCACACGAACATGAACCGACGGAGAGAATGTTAAGTGAGTTACGAGATCAACGTATATGGACACCTTCCCTTGAACGACACCGTCCTCATCAAGAAGCGTTGACATGGCACCGGGAGCGGGTTATGGGAGAATAGCACGGCGTAGATTGCTATTTCGCATCATGAAGGGATAACGATGTACATCAAATGAAAGAACTTGTGAAATCGCTCATTGAGAAAATCGTGTTTATACTGATTGTGATGGAACCGGTGTGAGATGAAAGCATAAATTGAGGTATTTAATTGTGAATTTTAATTGGATTAGAGATTTCTTTAGGAATTTTAATTGGAAAAGTGGGTCAATGCGTAATATCCCTATAAACAGGGTGGTGGAAATAATTACTGGATTGGGAGTTCCAGGGCTCGTGTTGCTTGCGGCAATGTCGGTTTCGGGTTGGACTGGTGCAGCTGCGATAACGACTGCATTGGCGACCCTCGGCGGCCCTCTGGGGATGCTCGGTGGAATCACATTGTTGGGAGGGTTAGTGCTTATCGCATCGGCGATCCCCAAATTTGGCTTTTGGGAGATCTTTAAAAGGGTGCTTGAGAA
The sequence above is a segment of the Candidatus Poribacteria bacterium genome. Coding sequences within it:
- a CDS encoding HNH endonuclease, producing MEMLESGELPENRIPFREIQKKKSFFADLIAVFNSGNTANWQPSLHNPFFHLKTNGFWHLDPPELQSRPAGGTPTEAYLRNVNATAKLDERLFVLLVMPQYREILRQVLISTYFSNIRHEIEQVIEKHRNLRREHIEGDIEGYSEQLIQDTQRPFSMQRDVASIQVETPVRSAGFRKAIMKIYEYKCAVCELDIRTTSGASITDAAHIIPFSVSYNDDVRNGLSLCKSHHWAFDARLFSLNETYHVIVPPISHEHEPTERMLSELRDQRIWTPSLERHRPHQEALTWHRERVMGE